The following proteins come from a genomic window of Rhodohalobacter sp. 614A:
- a CDS encoding FecR family protein: protein MENNNKNPHRDSDMDRVLNQFSNDERSGAEEIWRISKQSLRPSSTPSSADVEEALQNVHFRIKEEERTTGRTSNISMFILSNVRYLVAAVALIVLGFGFLFVPKTITVPYAETAIIELPDGSTVELNSGTTLQYNRLYSLTNRKISLNGEAYFSVEKSEEPFIVEANGSAIQVTGTEFNIRSWANDPAKETTVTVTEGNVEFYPEGKRTQNVSLRAGQTSRLNPDMSLPSQPAEVSTDEALAWRNQRLVFQETPLIVILHDLERSFDVNIELDVDDMDYETLTAYYNQPANIETILEDICTVKGLRYTKTTNGYRIFK from the coding sequence ACCCGCACAGAGATTCAGATATGGACAGAGTTCTGAATCAGTTTTCGAACGATGAGCGTTCGGGGGCCGAAGAAATTTGGCGGATTAGCAAACAGTCGCTTCGCCCATCCTCCACTCCTTCTTCAGCTGATGTTGAAGAAGCGTTGCAAAATGTGCATTTCCGTATCAAAGAAGAGGAGCGGACGACAGGAAGAACATCAAATATCTCCATGTTCATTCTCTCCAATGTCCGATATCTGGTTGCAGCCGTTGCACTGATTGTCCTTGGATTTGGCTTTTTATTTGTTCCCAAAACAATTACTGTCCCCTATGCTGAAACAGCCATTATTGAATTGCCGGACGGTTCTACGGTTGAATTAAACAGCGGCACAACACTGCAGTACAATCGTTTATATTCACTTACCAATCGCAAAATCAGTTTGAATGGAGAGGCGTACTTCTCTGTGGAGAAATCAGAAGAACCTTTTATTGTGGAAGCCAATGGCTCTGCTATTCAAGTAACCGGTACGGAATTCAACATTCGCTCATGGGCTAATGATCCGGCAAAAGAAACAACCGTCACGGTCACGGAAGGAAATGTGGAATTTTATCCGGAGGGTAAAAGAACCCAAAATGTATCGTTGCGTGCCGGCCAAACGAGCCGGTTGAATCCGGACATGAGTTTGCCATCCCAACCTGCAGAAGTTTCTACGGATGAAGCTCTTGCCTGGCGCAATCAACGGCTGGTATTCCAGGAAACACCTTTAATTGTGATTTTGCACGATTTGGAACGCAGTTTTGATGTAAACATAGAACTCGATGTAGATGATATGGACTATGAAACGCTCACCGCTTATTACAATCAGCCGGCAAATATCGAAACGATTCTTGAAGATATATGCACGGTAAAAGGGCTGCGTTATACAAAAACCACAAATGGTTACAGGATCTTCAAATAG
- a CDS encoding TonB-dependent receptor produces MSRAIFVIAASLFLGFLLSHPAKGQETETNLTFEFRGESLSVALDKIISRTDIDLVYDPQLTRNISIYKRITAKNASELLRQLLEDHQLDYITLSSGTYVIVKSVMEGPFYGTFAGKVVDGRTGEPLPGATVMLADASGGTSTNRSGNFSINKMLSGTHRIIFSYVGYEPVAKTIEIRPNREVTERVLLNQKPVDVFPVVVEAHRAQIPHHENPVVNAKSEWETTGVMKDAIRNLSLISGVQYGLPLTDLHLQGGQHSEHRILLDGAPVYNPYSFGQMFSSFSPYAIGNIQLYKTGYGVKAGSQIAGLINLSHDLPAAGSKSLTLQGDPLSANARGDLSFITGDQSSLKLMTALRTNFWDLYKNPTLEQTLQDWNVIDPLISNALADLDYDASKFSPIHQDSDVRFLDYHLAGEYNLDNFNTISASLYIGDNKVLTHLLNQVDDSSEPSVPTYLYASEGYKWSNFTSQVSWTQMISPRLELTTQASYSVNQFEHETEIGTSNHPLYIRNLFLEYSPGNVVSDAGGQGRQLPTQFDGNEIQHFILRTDGTYSISPNLLLEGGIQLDRVTSGINISDLTYFPAHIDQSSTLLSSYFNASHTFGSFWNIEWGSRFTYAVLSDLTYAEPRMSLQFDNPNSNLGYWSARLSGGLYRQFVNEYEITNSGPTSLVPTFSIWSLSDENSIPKAWHLTGSYLLEPSAHTSIKAEAFYKWQPASTITSYNTLNSANSESLSYTKLSEIQAFAETTEMIVLGGGLKITQALLSSKLKVSAGYDYSYSEIDMESQFGRRLPASWNEPHRAQLRILWRMFPDLAVTTKWQGIWGRTWAFRQSYYNFLRFQSEETALPFSFNSPENDKLNPFQQVDLSFIYQPSLDTTELEIRLEILNILDRENMLEKYIQPIHSDNGSTDYVIRHRTLPGIHPSVSIQVKF; encoded by the coding sequence ATGTCCCGAGCGATATTCGTCATAGCTGCATCTCTCTTTCTTGGTTTCTTGTTGAGCCATCCGGCAAAAGGACAGGAAACGGAAACAAATCTCACGTTTGAGTTCAGGGGAGAATCTTTGAGCGTGGCACTGGATAAAATTATTTCGAGAACCGATATCGACCTCGTTTACGATCCACAGCTCACCAGGAATATCAGTATCTACAAAAGAATAACGGCAAAAAATGCTTCCGAACTTTTACGCCAATTGCTCGAAGATCATCAGCTTGATTACATCACACTTTCATCAGGAACGTATGTGATTGTAAAATCTGTGATGGAGGGACCTTTTTACGGAACATTTGCCGGAAAAGTGGTTGATGGCCGAACGGGAGAACCACTACCCGGAGCCACCGTCATGCTGGCGGATGCATCGGGCGGAACCAGTACGAACCGCTCTGGCAATTTTTCAATCAACAAAATGCTGAGCGGAACGCATAGAATTATTTTCAGTTATGTGGGATATGAACCGGTCGCAAAAACCATTGAAATCCGGCCGAACCGGGAAGTGACGGAGAGAGTTTTGCTCAATCAAAAACCAGTGGACGTTTTTCCTGTTGTTGTTGAAGCACACAGAGCGCAAATTCCTCATCACGAGAATCCGGTTGTGAACGCAAAATCAGAATGGGAAACTACGGGTGTGATGAAAGATGCCATTCGAAATTTAAGCCTGATTTCCGGCGTTCAGTATGGTCTCCCTTTGACGGATCTGCACCTGCAAGGCGGACAGCATAGCGAGCACCGAATTTTACTGGATGGCGCGCCGGTGTACAATCCGTACAGTTTTGGACAAATGTTCAGCTCATTCAGCCCTTATGCAATTGGAAATATCCAACTTTATAAAACGGGGTATGGCGTAAAAGCCGGCAGTCAAATTGCTGGATTGATCAATCTTTCGCACGATCTTCCGGCAGCAGGCAGCAAAAGCCTGACGTTGCAAGGCGATCCTTTAAGCGCAAATGCCAGAGGTGATCTCTCCTTTATCACCGGCGACCAATCCTCACTAAAACTTATGACGGCGCTACGTACTAATTTCTGGGATCTTTATAAGAATCCAACACTTGAGCAAACTCTTCAAGACTGGAATGTGATCGATCCCCTGATTTCAAATGCTCTTGCGGATCTTGATTACGATGCATCGAAATTTTCACCGATTCATCAGGATTCGGATGTACGTTTTCTTGATTACCACCTTGCAGGCGAATACAATCTGGACAACTTCAATACCATTTCGGCTTCACTTTATATAGGTGACAATAAAGTACTAACTCACCTTTTAAATCAGGTGGATGACTCGTCAGAACCTTCTGTGCCAACCTATCTTTATGCCAGTGAAGGTTACAAATGGAGCAATTTTACCTCGCAGGTCTCATGGACCCAAATGATCAGTCCGCGGTTAGAGCTTACCACACAGGCGAGTTATAGTGTCAATCAATTTGAGCACGAGACTGAAATCGGCACTTCAAATCACCCTCTTTACATAAGAAATTTATTTCTCGAATATTCTCCCGGAAACGTTGTTTCAGATGCTGGCGGTCAGGGTCGGCAACTTCCCACACAGTTTGATGGAAATGAAATTCAGCATTTTATTCTCAGAACGGATGGGACGTACAGCATTTCACCCAATCTTTTACTCGAAGGAGGAATCCAACTCGACCGAGTCACCTCGGGAATTAATATTTCAGACCTGACCTATTTTCCGGCTCATATCGATCAGTCTTCAACCCTTCTAAGCTCCTATTTTAATGCATCTCATACCTTTGGCAGCTTTTGGAATATTGAGTGGGGTTCCCGTTTTACTTATGCGGTTCTGTCGGATCTGACCTACGCTGAACCCAGAATGTCCCTCCAGTTTGATAATCCGAATTCGAATTTGGGATACTGGAGCGCTCGACTTTCCGGCGGATTGTATCGGCAGTTTGTGAATGAATATGAGATTACAAATTCAGGCCCCACCTCACTTGTCCCTACATTTTCAATATGGTCTCTTTCTGATGAAAATAGTATCCCAAAGGCCTGGCACCTGACCGGTTCTTATCTTCTTGAACCTTCGGCCCACACATCCATCAAGGCTGAAGCATTCTATAAATGGCAACCGGCTTCAACCATCACATCATACAACACACTAAATAGCGCTAATAGTGAATCTCTTTCGTACACAAAACTCAGTGAAATTCAGGCGTTTGCCGAAACCACAGAAATGATTGTTCTCGGCGGTGGACTCAAAATCACTCAAGCCCTTTTAAGTTCAAAGCTGAAAGTAAGTGCAGGTTATGATTACAGCTATTCAGAGATTGATATGGAATCGCAATTTGGGCGAAGATTGCCAGCTTCATGGAATGAGCCTCACCGTGCACAACTTCGCATTTTGTGGCGAATGTTCCCGGACCTGGCCGTAACTACCAAGTGGCAGGGTATTTGGGGACGAACATGGGCGTTTCGCCAATCGTACTACAACTTCTTACGGTTCCAATCAGAGGAGACTGCACTACCATTCTCTTTCAACTCACCCGAAAACGACAAGCTTAATCCTTTCCAACAGGTGGATCTCTCTTTCATTTACCAGCCATCCCTGGATACTACAGAGCTGGAAATTCGTCTTGAAATTCTGAACATTCTGGACCGGGAAAATATGTTGGAAAAATATATTCAACCCATCCATTCAGATAACGGATCAACCGATTATGTGATCCGTCATCGAACTCTTCCGGGAATTCACCCATCCGTAAGTATTCAGGTTAAGTTCTGA
- a CDS encoding protein-L-isoaspartate(D-aspartate) O-methyltransferase, translating to MGKSENRKHVQRRNALADKLEERGIEDQNVLAAIRAIPRHEFVDTALENRAYEDTALPIGAGQTISQPYTVAAQTELLNVKKGEKILEIGTGSGYQAAILCHMGADVYSVERHEKLYHNAKKILSDLGFRPNLKLGDGTLGWSAYAPYDGIVVTAGAPVVPADLVEQLNIGGRLIVPVGSQASQVMVRIIRVSENEYDEERLQNFKFVPLIGEKGWD from the coding sequence ATGGGAAAGAGTGAAAACCGGAAACATGTTCAGAGAAGAAATGCCTTGGCCGACAAGCTTGAGGAAAGAGGCATTGAGGATCAAAATGTGCTGGCTGCAATCCGTGCGATCCCAAGACATGAATTTGTAGATACCGCTCTTGAAAATCGTGCCTACGAAGATACAGCCCTTCCCATTGGCGCAGGCCAAACCATTTCTCAACCGTACACCGTTGCGGCTCAGACGGAACTTTTGAATGTAAAAAAGGGGGAGAAAATACTCGAAATCGGAACCGGTTCGGGTTACCAGGCGGCTATTTTATGCCACATGGGTGCCGATGTTTACAGTGTTGAACGCCATGAGAAGCTTTATCACAATGCGAAAAAGATTTTAAGTGACCTGGGATTCCGCCCAAACCTAAAACTTGGCGACGGTACACTGGGTTGGAGTGCCTATGCTCCATACGACGGAATTGTTGTCACCGCCGGCGCTCCCGTTGTACCGGCGGATTTGGTTGAACAACTGAATATTGGCGGACGATTAATTGTCCCGGTAGGAAGTCAGGCCAGCCAGGTGATGGTACGCATTATTCGGGTATCGGAAAATGAGTATGATGAAGAGAGGCTTCAGAATTTCAAATTTGTACCTTTGATTGGAGAAAAAGGCTGGGATTAA